DNA from Denticeps clupeoides chromosome 7, fDenClu1.1, whole genome shotgun sequence:
ttttttttttcttcttctcctccttcgtCCAGCAGCATTTATCTCAGGCGAGTTCTTGGGCCCGGCTGGACTCGCTTCGTCTGGTTCTGGCACGACGCCCTGGGACGGAAAGACTTCACAGCTCCGGCACATGCCGTAGGGTTCAGCTTTGGCTTTGCGTGATGCTCCGTCCACCCGTGTGTCCGGTCCACCGGTCTGCTGTACGCCCAGCACAGGCGGTAGACCTGGCCGGTGTCACGGTGACAGGACTAGTGGCGGAGAAACGGCAGGGAACGTAACATCACTTGGGATTCTTTGTTTGAGAACAGCACGGAGGACTTTTTCCCACGGCCTCTCCATGCAATATGTGACCCAGATGAAGGCTTGTAATGGGGTGCTGTGGCATTGTACTGTAATATTATACTCCACCTACTGTATCCACGCCTAGTTTTTAGCGCTGCAGAGGTCTTTGGAGAagatgcatacatttttttattcattatttctgtACAAACAATATTGACTGCATTCAGGAACAGTGGCTTGTGGAAGGAAGAACAacattgaatgatttttttttgtttttgtttttttgggaaaGGGTGGCTACTGACCACAATGTTGACAACACCACTGCCCTGCTCCGGGATTGGCTCCTCAAGGTACAGAAGCTCTACCACAACGTGGAATGGCGGCCTCAGGAGAAACCCAGGTATGGCCAGATAGGCTTTCTTGCTTTATTTCAGGGTTCTTGAGGTTTGAAAGGTGGTTGGACATGGTTTATTCCAGTGGATCCCAGCATGGGGTCTACAGGAATATGTCAGGGGTTCCAAGTCAAATAACTAAACAGTCCAGAAAAATGGTGGCTGATACTCTGATTTTGGAGAGAAGGCTGTGGGTTAGGATTATAATATGGTTGCAAAATGTCATGACATGGAGtaccacaaaataaaacattttaaagtatCTGTGATATCACTGTGAACAGTGTactatttaaattattataattatctgTGCCATTTGAAGCAAGTCTTCAAGGTGGATTACCATGAAAAGAATATCTCACTGAAAGACTAAAATTTCATTATGGATCATTTCTGAACCCACAGGTCATATCAAGGTGAAGAGGGGCCCAAGCAATGGACAGACCACCGCTACGCTCATCTGATGAAGCTGCGCCAGGCTGCACTGGAGGCCGCCCGTGACATGTGGGCTGACTATTTCATGGTAGGAAGCTCGGTTCTTTTAACAGAACATGAACAGAACATGAACAGCTCAACAGCAGAAAATGAACAAGTGGTGGCTCCTGaacaaggggtggtagtagcctagtgggtaatacattcgcctatgaaccagaagacccaggttcaaatactgcttactaccattgtgtccctgagcaagacacttaaccctaagttgctccaggggagaacGGTCCcccctgattgtaagttacttTGGATATGGGCgattgataaatgctgtaaatgtaaatgtaactaaagTTTTTACGTACATTCGTGGCCGAAGGTTTTGAGAATTACATAAATACTGGTTTTGCTGCTTCTGTGTtgtagatctttttgtcagttttttctgtggtgtattgaagtataattacaagaatTTTTATTGACTATTATCTCAAGTTTATGAAAGAGCCCATATCTGCAGtttgccctgacatgctgtcaatcaacttctgggccactgaacaaagccctgtccccacatactgttccctgggtgcctgtcatggctgcccactgctaaccaagggtgatgggttaatagcagaggacacattttgctgtgtgcgccgtgtgctgtgctgtttttcacaatgacattaacttttttatcactttcatgacgtgaaagtgaaaacattcactttcaaaatttttaaagttcattttcatggcaaagagggactttttcaattcatctgatcacttttcataacattctggagtttatgtaaattgccataataaaaacacaagcagcaaactttgtgaaaaccagtatttatgTCATTCTTGACTGTATAAATAGTgcaatatgtgtttgtgtgtgtgcccaccTTTTAGATTGTCGACTGTGACAACCTTTTGACCAATCCGGATGTGCTTTGGAAGCTCATAAGGGAGAATAAAACCATTGTGGCTCCTATGCTAGAGTCACGTGCTGCTTATTCGAACTTCTGGTGTGGAATGACCATGCAGGTACTGAACGTTTAAACTCCAGTGGCCAACGTGGTTCTGCTTTCTTGCTTCTTTGTGATACTGTGTCTTCTTTCACTTCCAACTTCTGCACCAATGAAGATACTCAAAACATGCTATGAATGCATCAATGTGACTGACCTTTTCCCAGTTAATGTATGGTAGGTGTCTTTTGAGAGTGAGAAGCAGGAAATATGAAAATACATTGGCTCTATAGTTGTTCTTTTGATTGTTGTTGCTGTACATTTAGACTTGAGTAAAATCGCATGCTTACTTTTAATTGGAAAGttttgcaaaatatatatacatacacacacacactgggtacggaaagtattcagacgaCCCCCCCCCCTAAATTTTTCACCCTTTGTTATAtagcagccatttgctaaaatggtCATAAGTATTCTGACCCTTTGCTGTGaaactcatatatttaactgaggtgctgtccatttcccctgatcatccttgagatggttctacaccttcatttgagtccagctgtgtttgattatactgactgAACTTGACTAAGAAaaccacacccctgtctatataagaccttacagctcacaatgcacgtcAGACCAAATGAGATTCATGAGGTCAAAGAGCTCAGAGTTGTGGCAAAGCACAGATCTGGCAAaggttgcaaaaaaaatgtacaacgtttgggatgaccagaacccttcctagagctggccatctggccaaactgagctatcggagGAGAAGAGCCttgtgagagaggtaaagaagaacctaaagatcactgtggctgagcttcAGAGATGCAggcgggagatgggagaaagttgtagaacgtcaaccatcactgcagccctccaccagtcggggctttatggAAGAGTTGcccgacggaagcctctccttgCATcaagtttgctaaaaaaaaaacacctgaagatgatgagaaataagattctatggtctgatgagaccaatataactttttggccttaattgtaagtggtatgtgtggaggaaaccaggcactgctcttCACTTGTCAAATACAGTCCCaaaagtgaagcatggtggatccccaaatccaaatgtaaaaaacttgttgcatcttttcCAAAaggactcatggctgtattagatcaaaggGGAGCGTCTACTacatactgagcaaagggtctgaatacttaggaccatgtgtttttctttgttaataaatcagctaaaatgtcaacaattctgtgttttctgtcaatatagggtgctgtgtgtacattaatgagggaaaaatttacttaaattattttagcaaatggctgcaatataaaaaaagagtgaaGAATCTAAGGGGGTCTGAATTCTTTCCATACCCAATGTATATATGCATAAAACCATGCATTTGTCATCACTGAGTGTTAAAAATATGTGCATGAACCAAATCCTAAAATAATATGCATGAACCAAATCCTACAACACCTTAAAGTGCTTGTCAAATATTTACCCTCATCCTCCCAAAATGTCTGAAtgggtttttttaaaaataaatacataaatatcaTTGATGCATACTAAAGGCTAAATTCAGTTGCAATGGGTTAACTGTTATGTGTAAAGTCCATGCCACAAAATATCTATAGATGAAAAACACAATCTCACCCATTGTAGGGATACTACAAGCGCACCCCTGCCTACATACCGATGCGCAAGCAACTTCGGAAGGGTTGCTTTGCAGTTCCAATGGTGCACTCCACCTTCATGATAGATTTACGGAAGGAGGCTTCCAGGCTGCTGGCTTTTAACCCACCTCACCCAGAGTACAACTGGCCTTTCGATGACATCatcatttttgctttttcagCTCGCATGGCAGGTAACAATCTTAACATGCATTACTGGGCTTTTTATAACAACATCTGACTTTAatcaaaataaatgcaaaaaaatgaactgaatatttttattccAAAACAGAATAGCATAAACGAATATCTTCTGTATATTtgcatctctgtctctcttcagATGTTCAGATGTTCATCCTCAACAGAGAAACCTTTGGGTATTTGCCTACCCCACTGCGCGCCCATAACAGCTTGAAGGATGAAGAAGAgagtttcattcattcagtacTAGAAGTCAATGGTGAGCGTGGTGTATTATTGTGACCGTACAGTCATTAAGGGCCACATGTTAAGGGAAGATgagtttcttcttcctcctctctctgtagTAAGGAATGCCCCAGTGGAGCCATCAAAGTACCTTCCTGCCCCCGTCAGACACCCAGACAAATTAGGCTTTGATGAGGTTTGTTTAATAGAAATTATTTACTGTCACCTTGAGCTCTTAAGAGTTCCTAATCCCCATGTGCAACTTGTCCTTGCAGGTTTTCATGATAAATTTGAAGCGTAGGACTGACCGCCGGGAACGTATGCTGAGGGCACTTCATGAGCAGGAGATTGCCTGTGAAATTGTGGATGCTGTGGACGGAAAGTGCGTTGGACAATTGTTGTTGGAGCTCAGTTAAGAGCCTCAAACAAGGAGAGTGCAAATGTCATGTTCTGCACTGTTTTATATCATTTTGCCCCAGAGCGCTGAATGTCAGTGAGATCCATGACATGGGAATTCACATGCTGCCTGGCTACAGTGACCCATATCATGGCCGCCCCCTAACCAAAGGAGAGCTGGGCTGCTTCCTGTCTCACTACAACATTTGGAAAGA
Protein-coding regions in this window:
- the colgalt1a gene encoding procollagen galactosyltransferase 1, with amino-acid sequence MRAAALLPVAWLLGPARGYFSEERWSPESPLLAPRLLLALICRNSEHSLPYVLGTVERLNYPKERVALWVATDHNVDNTTALLRDWLLKVQKLYHNVEWRPQEKPRSYQGEEGPKQWTDHRYAHLMKLRQAALEAARDMWADYFMIVDCDNLLTNPDVLWKLIRENKTIVAPMLESRAAYSNFWCGMTMQGYYKRTPAYIPMRKQLRKGCFAVPMVHSTFMIDLRKEASRLLAFNPPHPEYNWPFDDIIIFAFSARMADVQMFILNRETFGYLPTPLRAHNSLKDEEESFIHSVLEVNVRNAPVEPSKYLPAPVRHPDKLGFDEVFMINLKRRTDRRERMLRALHEQEIACEIVDAVDGKALNVSEIHDMGIHMLPGYSDPYHGRPLTKGELGCFLSHYNIWKEIVARGLKTTLVLEDDLRFEVFFKRRLQNLMREVESEGLDWDLIYIGRKRMQVDHREKAVPNIHNLVQADYSYWTLGYMMSLQGAKKLLRAEPLKKMLPVDEFLPIMFNKHPVSDYMEQYETRDLKAFSAEPLLVFPTHYTGDPGYISDTETSTMWDNDKRRTDWDRAKSAKARKQAKLRSEAQNSDVFQSEFDHAVHDEL